From Streptomyces yatensis, one genomic window encodes:
- a CDS encoding peptide ABC transporter substrate-binding protein, translated as MRGAKSAKWVALAAVVALAATACGGNDSDSGSNDMNKGTADPNGILTAQLGEPQNPLQPANAKESQGSRVLRAIFAGLVDYEPGTGKLVYVNAESVTPNKDSSVWTVKLKPGWKFHNGEAVTAKSYVDSWNWSANVKNNQTNSSWFQDIKGYEDVHPEKGAPKADKMSGLKVVNDNEFKIELNSSVSYFAYKLGYDVWAPLPTGFFKDPKGFGEKPVGNGPYKFVSWDHKKMIKVRKFDGYQGPNKAKNGGIDFKNYTTADAAYSDLRSNNLDWIEQVPTTALTNYKSDLGKRAIDEEYSAVQSIVPAFYTKQFKDIDPKVIQGLSMAIDRNTITKTVLHGSRTPADSFVARGVLGYKAGALKEQVSYDPAKAKALIKEGGGVPGNKISIQFNADQDHKPWVDAVCNSIRKATGVDCVGDSKPDFQADLNARDKHQVKSMYRGGWVLDYPVNSNFMRDLYGSKAAGNTSGYANKQFDELANKADKAATLDETVKLYQQAEQVLAKDMPAIPLWFYKVNSGQSNKVLGKIPYGQDGDPIFTDVQVKKK; from the coding sequence ATGCGCGGTGCCAAGAGCGCCAAGTGGGTCGCGTTGGCAGCTGTCGTGGCGCTGGCCGCGACCGCCTGCGGTGGTAACGACAGCGACAGCGGCAGCAACGATATGAACAAGGGCACGGCGGACCCGAACGGGATACTCACCGCCCAGCTCGGCGAGCCGCAGAACCCGCTGCAGCCGGCGAACGCGAAGGAGAGCCAGGGCAGCCGCGTGCTGCGGGCGATCTTCGCGGGGCTGGTGGACTACGAGCCGGGCACCGGCAAGCTGGTGTACGTCAACGCCGAGTCGGTCACCCCCAACAAGGACTCCTCTGTCTGGACCGTCAAGCTCAAGCCGGGCTGGAAGTTCCACAACGGCGAGGCCGTGACCGCCAAGTCCTACGTGGACTCCTGGAACTGGTCGGCCAACGTCAAGAACAACCAGACCAACTCCAGCTGGTTCCAGGACATCAAGGGCTACGAGGACGTCCACCCGGAGAAGGGCGCGCCCAAGGCCGACAAGATGTCCGGCCTGAAGGTCGTCAACGACAACGAGTTCAAGATCGAGCTCAACAGCTCGGTCTCGTACTTCGCCTACAAGCTGGGCTACGACGTGTGGGCCCCGCTGCCCACCGGGTTCTTCAAGGACCCCAAGGGCTTCGGTGAGAAGCCGGTCGGCAACGGTCCCTACAAGTTCGTCTCCTGGGACCACAAGAAGATGATCAAGGTCCGGAAGTTCGACGGCTACCAGGGCCCGAACAAGGCCAAGAACGGCGGCATCGACTTCAAGAACTACACCACCGCCGACGCCGCCTACTCGGACCTGCGCTCCAACAACCTCGACTGGATCGAGCAGGTCCCGACCACCGCGCTGACCAACTACAAGTCGGACCTGGGCAAGCGCGCGATCGACGAGGAGTACTCGGCGGTCCAGTCGATCGTCCCGGCCTTCTACACCAAGCAGTTCAAGGACATCGACCCCAAGGTCATCCAGGGTCTGTCCATGGCGATCGACCGCAACACGATCACCAAGACCGTGCTCCACGGCTCCCGCACCCCGGCCGACAGCTTTGTCGCCCGCGGCGTGCTCGGCTACAAGGCCGGCGCGCTCAAGGAGCAGGTCTCCTACGACCCGGCCAAGGCCAAGGCCCTCATCAAGGAGGGCGGCGGTGTCCCGGGCAACAAGATCTCGATCCAGTTCAACGCCGACCAGGACCACAAGCCCTGGGTGGACGCGGTCTGCAACAGCATCCGCAAGGCCACCGGCGTCGACTGCGTCGGCGACTCCAAGCCCGACTTCCAGGCCGACCTGAACGCGCGCGACAAGCACCAGGTCAAGTCGATGTACCGCGGTGGCTGGGTGCTCGACTACCCGGTCAACTCGAACTTCATGAGGGACCTGTACGGCTCCAAGGCGGCCGGTAACACCAGCGGTTACGCCAACAAGCAGTTCGACGAGCTCGCGAACAAGGCCGACAAGGCCGCCACCCTGGACGAGACCGTCAAGCTCTACCAGCAGGCGGAGCAGGTCCTCGCCAAGGACATGCCGGCGATCCCGCTGTGGTTCTACAAGGTCAACAGCGGCCAGTCCAACAAGGTCCTGGGGAAGATCCCCTACGGCCAGGACGGTGACCCCATCTTCACCGACGTTCAGGTGAAGAAGAAGTAA
- the typA gene encoding translational GTPase TypA — protein MPTRHDIRNVAIVAHVDHGKTTLVDAMLKQAGAFAAHQQVDDRVMDSNDLEREKGITILAKNTAVKYHPADGGDPVTINIIDTPGHADFGGEVERGLSMVDAVVLLVDASEGPLPQTRFVLRKALQAKLPVILCINKTDRPDSRIDEVVNEAYDLFLDLDATEEQIEFPIVYACARDGVASLTKPEDGTVPADSDSLQPFFSTLLETVPAPEYDAAAPLQAHVTNLDADNFLGRIALLRVEQGELKKGQTVAWIKRDGTISNVRITELLMTEALTRKPAEVAGPGDICAVAGIPDIMIGETLADPENPIALPLITVDEPAISMTIGTNTSPLVGRGPGGKGADKSAVKDRKVTARLVKDRLERELIGNVSLRVLPTERPDAWEVQGRGELALAILVETMRREGFELTVGKPQVVTREIEGKVHEPIERITIDVPEEHMGAVTQLMGTRKGRMDNMSNHGSGWVRMEFIVPSRGLIGFRTEFLTATRGTGIAHSIHEGHEPWFGELKTRNNGSLVADRSGAVTAFAMTNLQERGVLFTSPGTEVYEGMIVGENSRADDMDVNITKEKKLTNMRSSTADVTESLVPPRLLSLEQSLEFCRDDECVEVTPETVRIRKVVLDQKERARSAARAKR, from the coding sequence ATGCCCACGCGCCACGACATTCGTAACGTCGCCATCGTCGCCCACGTCGACCACGGCAAGACGACCCTCGTCGACGCCATGCTCAAGCAGGCGGGTGCGTTCGCCGCCCACCAGCAGGTGGACGACCGGGTCATGGACTCCAACGACCTGGAGCGCGAGAAGGGCATCACCATTCTCGCGAAGAACACCGCCGTGAAGTACCACCCGGCGGACGGCGGCGACCCCGTCACCATCAACATCATCGACACCCCCGGCCACGCCGACTTCGGCGGTGAGGTCGAGCGCGGCCTGTCCATGGTCGACGCCGTGGTCCTGCTGGTGGACGCCTCCGAGGGGCCGCTGCCGCAGACCCGCTTCGTGCTGCGCAAGGCGCTCCAGGCCAAGCTGCCGGTGATCCTGTGCATCAACAAGACGGACCGCCCGGACTCCCGGATCGACGAGGTCGTCAACGAGGCGTACGACCTCTTCCTGGACCTGGACGCGACCGAGGAGCAGATCGAGTTCCCGATCGTCTACGCCTGCGCCCGTGACGGTGTGGCCTCGCTGACCAAGCCGGAGGACGGCACCGTCCCGGCCGACAGCGACAGCCTCCAGCCGTTCTTCTCCACCCTGCTGGAGACCGTCCCGGCGCCGGAGTACGACGCCGCCGCGCCGCTGCAGGCCCATGTCACCAACCTGGACGCGGACAACTTCCTCGGCCGGATCGCGCTGCTCCGGGTCGAGCAGGGCGAGCTGAAGAAGGGGCAGACGGTCGCGTGGATCAAGCGCGACGGCACCATCTCCAACGTCCGGATCACCGAGCTGCTGATGACCGAGGCGCTCACCCGCAAGCCCGCCGAGGTGGCCGGCCCCGGTGACATCTGCGCGGTCGCGGGCATCCCGGACATCATGATCGGCGAGACCCTGGCCGACCCGGAGAACCCGATCGCGCTGCCGCTGATCACCGTCGACGAGCCCGCGATCTCGATGACCATCGGCACCAACACCTCCCCGCTGGTCGGCCGCGGCCCCGGCGGCAAGGGCGCCGACAAGTCGGCCGTGAAGGACCGGAAGGTCACCGCGCGGCTGGTCAAGGACCGGCTCGAGCGCGAGCTGATCGGTAACGTCTCGCTGCGCGTGCTGCCCACCGAGCGCCCGGACGCCTGGGAGGTGCAGGGTCGCGGTGAGCTGGCGCTGGCGATCCTGGTGGAGACCATGCGCCGGGAGGGCTTCGAGCTGACCGTCGGCAAGCCGCAGGTGGTCACCCGGGAGATCGAGGGCAAGGTCCACGAGCCGATCGAGCGCATCACCATCGATGTGCCCGAGGAGCACATGGGCGCCGTCACCCAGCTCATGGGCACCCGCAAGGGCCGGATGGACAACATGTCCAACCACGGCTCCGGCTGGGTCCGCATGGAGTTCATCGTCCCCTCCCGCGGTCTGATCGGCTTCCGTACCGAGTTCCTGACCGCGACCCGCGGCACCGGTATCGCGCACTCCATCCACGAGGGCCACGAGCCGTGGTTCGGCGAGCTGAAGACCCGTAACAACGGGTCGCTGGTGGCCGACCGCTCGGGCGCGGTGACCGCCTTCGCGATGACCAACCTCCAGGAGCGCGGCGTGCTGTTCACCTCGCCGGGCACCGAGGTGTACGAGGGCATGATCGTCGGCGAGAACTCCCGCGCCGACGACATGGACGTCAACATCACCAAGGAGAAGAAGCTCACCAACATGCGGTCCTCCACCGCGGATGTGACCGAGTCCCTGGTCCCGCCGCGGCTGCTCTCGCTCGAGCAGTCCCTGGAGTTCTGCCGCGACGACGAGTGCGTCGAGGTGACCCCGGAGACGGTCCGGATCCGCAAGGTGGTGCTGGACCAGAAGGAGCGCGCCCGCTCCGCCGCCCGCGCCAAGCGCTGA
- a CDS encoding ABC transporter family substrate-binding protein codes for MPLTKRRRAMLLATGVMLPLPVLAGCSSDDDGPPPPAAWDIASAPRSATSGTGTLRWALDTAPTTLNAFQKTADTGTQRIAGAVLPSLYTLDARGRPQRNGDYLAAADVTSSDPKQVVVYKLNPKAVWSDGRPIGAEDFQAQWRALRGTDEAYGTARNAGYDRIAKIEPGDKEHEVKVTFAKPYTDWRSLFTPLYPKSVMGNPAVFTAPATKGLAVGAGPFMVREVSDGSVTLVRNPRWWGDRARLSRLVFRAVPAEKRDEALIDGQLDLAEVDRATARRIRATAPDKQAAGTRQGSSAPGKAGAPEPSTGGREAAGAEGAATGATGDTGATGDTDKNRSQTRALSRFTLRKALDSAYTQLALNGTKGPLADERVRRAVARAIDRKALAKLVLKPMGLPSEPLGNHLLMAGQPGYKDHSGALGDPDTNAAQSLLADAGWRAGDANRQKAVDGKTDDRGRRHSAPTATATDGATDGATGTDAATDPATGSASASASASATNSATHSERRSDAAPAAGDAGRSGRLGEAAVVRKKGRPLVLRFVLPDDRTAAPLSTVGERIARMLEKIGVRTEITKVPSESYFRDHIATGDYDLALYSWPASAYPATDGRPIYAKPQPAADGSLVVEQNYTRVGTDQIDQFFDQALSELDGGASRSLVSRADSRIWAAAGSIPLYQRPQLIAMRKGLVNAGAFGFATPRYQDIGFRR; via the coding sequence ATGCCCCTCACCAAGCGCCGCCGCGCCATGCTGCTCGCCACGGGGGTGATGCTGCCGCTGCCCGTACTGGCCGGCTGCAGCTCGGACGACGACGGCCCACCGCCGCCCGCCGCCTGGGACATCGCCTCCGCGCCGCGCAGCGCGACTTCCGGCACCGGCACCCTGCGCTGGGCCCTGGACACGGCACCCACCACCCTCAACGCGTTCCAGAAGACCGCGGACACGGGCACCCAGCGGATCGCGGGTGCCGTGCTGCCCTCCCTCTACACCCTCGACGCCCGGGGCAGGCCGCAGCGCAACGGCGACTATCTGGCCGCCGCCGACGTCACCTCCTCCGACCCCAAGCAGGTCGTGGTCTACAAGCTCAACCCCAAGGCGGTGTGGAGCGACGGCCGCCCGATCGGCGCGGAGGACTTCCAGGCCCAGTGGCGGGCGCTGCGCGGCACCGACGAGGCGTACGGGACGGCGCGCAACGCCGGCTACGACCGGATCGCCAAGATCGAGCCCGGGGACAAGGAACACGAGGTCAAGGTCACCTTCGCCAAGCCGTACACCGACTGGCGCTCGCTGTTCACCCCGCTGTACCCGAAGAGCGTGATGGGCAACCCGGCGGTCTTCACCGCACCGGCCACCAAGGGGCTCGCGGTCGGCGCCGGGCCCTTCATGGTGCGCGAGGTCTCGGACGGCTCGGTCACCCTGGTCCGCAACCCCCGCTGGTGGGGCGACCGGGCCCGGCTGAGCCGGCTGGTCTTCCGGGCGGTGCCGGCCGAGAAGCGGGACGAGGCCCTGATCGACGGGCAGCTGGACCTGGCCGAGGTGGACCGGGCCACCGCCCGGCGCATCCGGGCCACCGCCCCGGACAAGCAGGCCGCGGGCACCCGGCAGGGCTCCTCGGCCCCGGGCAAGGCGGGCGCGCCGGAGCCGTCCACCGGCGGGCGGGAGGCGGCCGGAGCCGAGGGGGCGGCCACCGGGGCCACCGGGGACACCGGGGCCACCGGGGACACCGACAAGAACCGGTCGCAGACCCGGGCGCTGAGCAGGTTCACCCTGCGCAAGGCCCTGGACTCCGCCTACACCCAGCTCGCCCTCAACGGCACCAAGGGCCCGCTCGCCGATGAGCGGGTGCGCCGCGCGGTGGCCCGCGCGATCGACCGGAAGGCCCTGGCGAAGCTGGTCCTCAAGCCGATGGGGCTGCCGTCCGAGCCGCTCGGCAACCATCTGCTCATGGCGGGCCAGCCGGGCTACAAGGACCACAGCGGCGCCCTCGGCGACCCGGACACCAACGCCGCGCAGTCGCTGCTCGCCGACGCGGGCTGGCGGGCGGGCGACGCCAATAGGCAGAAGGCGGTCGACGGCAAGACGGACGACCGGGGCAGGCGGCACAGCGCCCCGACCGCCACGGCCACGGACGGCGCCACGGACGGCGCCACCGGTACGGACGCCGCCACGGACCCGGCTACCGGCAGCGCCTCCGCAAGCGCGTCCGCCTCCGCCACGAACTCCGCCACGCACTCCGAGCGCCGCTCCGACGCCGCCCCCGCGGCCGGTGACGCCGGGCGGTCCGGACGGCTCGGCGAGGCGGCCGTCGTACGGAAGAAGGGGCGGCCGCTGGTGCTGCGCTTCGTCCTCCCCGACGACCGCACCGCCGCCCCGCTGAGCACGGTGGGTGAGCGCATCGCGCGGATGCTGGAGAAGATCGGTGTCCGGACCGAGATCACCAAGGTCCCGAGTGAGAGCTACTTCCGGGACCACATCGCCACCGGCGACTACGACCTGGCCCTCTACTCCTGGCCCGCCTCCGCCTACCCGGCCACCGACGGCCGCCCCATCTACGCCAAGCCGCAGCCCGCCGCGGACGGCTCGCTGGTCGTCGAGCAGAACTACACGCGGGTGGGCACCGACCAGATCGACCAGTTCTTCGACCAGGCGCTCTCCGAGTTGGACGGCGGCGCCTCCCGCTCCCTGGTCAGCCGCGCGGACTCCCGGATCTGGGCGGCGGCTGGGTCGATTCCGCTCTATCAGCGCCCCCAGCTGATCGCGATGCGCAAGGGCCTGGTCAACGCGGGAGCCTTCGGCTTCGCCACCCCCCGCTACCAGGACATCGGCTTCCGCCGCTAG
- a CDS encoding fumarate reductase/succinate dehydrogenase flavoprotein subunit, giving the protein MTQVERQAWDVVVIGAGGAGLRAAIEAREQGMRCAVICKSLFGKAHTVMAEGGIAASMGNVNERDNWQVHFRDTMRGGKFLNHWRMAELHAQEAPDRVWELETWGALFDRTPEGKISQRNFGGHEYPRLAHVGDRTGLELIRTLQQKIVSLQQEDKAATGDYESRLKVFQECTVTRIVKDGDRVAGVFGYERESGRFFALEAPAVVLATGGIGKSFKVTSNSWEYTGDGHALALLAGAPLINMEFVQFHPTGMVWPPSVKGILVTESVRGDGGVLRNSEGKRFMFDYIPDVFKEKYAQSEGEADRWYEDPDNNRRPPELLPRDEVARAINAEVKAGRGSPHGGVFLDVSTRMPAEVIKRRLPSMHHQFKELADVDITAEPMEVGPTCHYVMGGVDVDPDTAAATGVPGLFAAGEVAGGMHGSNRLGGNSLSDLLVFGRRAGLHAARYAQETAASGTRPVPDETQLDLAAAEALRPFSAEAGEPDESAGPAGPPENPYTLHQELQQSMNDLVGIIRKAGEMEEALHRLASLRVRARRAGVEGHRQFNPGWHLAIDLRNMLLVSECVARAALERTESRGGHTRDDCPEMDREWRRLNLVCRLSDPSGGLAAPDTGHGQIRLERREMPPIRPDLLNLFEKDELVKYLTDEELTQ; this is encoded by the coding sequence ATGACGCAAGTCGAGCGGCAGGCGTGGGACGTGGTCGTGATCGGCGCGGGCGGCGCCGGGCTGCGTGCCGCGATCGAGGCCCGCGAGCAGGGCATGCGCTGCGCCGTCATCTGCAAGTCGCTGTTCGGCAAGGCCCATACGGTGATGGCCGAGGGCGGCATCGCCGCCAGCATGGGCAATGTCAACGAGCGCGACAACTGGCAGGTGCACTTCCGCGACACCATGCGCGGGGGCAAGTTCCTCAACCACTGGCGGATGGCCGAGCTGCACGCCCAGGAGGCCCCGGACCGGGTCTGGGAGCTGGAGACCTGGGGCGCGCTCTTCGACCGCACACCCGAGGGCAAGATCTCGCAGCGGAACTTCGGCGGCCATGAGTACCCCCGGCTCGCGCATGTCGGGGACCGCACAGGCCTGGAGCTGATCCGCACCCTCCAGCAGAAGATCGTCTCCCTGCAGCAGGAGGACAAGGCCGCCACCGGCGACTACGAGTCCCGGCTGAAGGTCTTCCAGGAGTGCACGGTCACCCGGATCGTCAAGGACGGCGACCGGGTCGCCGGTGTCTTCGGCTACGAGCGCGAGTCGGGGCGGTTCTTCGCGCTGGAGGCCCCGGCCGTGGTGCTGGCCACCGGCGGTATCGGCAAGTCCTTCAAGGTGACCTCCAACTCCTGGGAGTACACCGGCGACGGCCACGCACTGGCGCTGCTCGCGGGCGCCCCGCTGATCAACATGGAGTTCGTGCAGTTCCATCCGACCGGTATGGTCTGGCCGCCCTCGGTGAAGGGGATCCTGGTCACCGAGTCGGTGCGCGGCGACGGCGGGGTGCTGCGCAACAGCGAGGGCAAGCGGTTCATGTTCGACTACATCCCGGACGTCTTCAAGGAGAAGTACGCCCAGTCCGAGGGTGAGGCCGACCGCTGGTACGAGGATCCGGACAACAACCGCCGCCCGCCCGAGCTGCTCCCCCGCGACGAGGTGGCCCGCGCCATCAACGCCGAGGTGAAGGCGGGCCGGGGCTCCCCGCACGGCGGGGTCTTCCTCGATGTGTCCACCCGGATGCCCGCCGAGGTCATCAAGCGGCGGCTGCCCTCCATGCACCACCAGTTCAAGGAGCTCGCGGACGTCGACATCACCGCCGAGCCCATGGAAGTGGGCCCGACCTGTCACTACGTGATGGGCGGGGTGGACGTCGACCCGGACACCGCGGCCGCGACCGGTGTGCCCGGTCTGTTCGCCGCGGGCGAGGTCGCGGGCGGGATGCACGGCTCCAACCGGCTCGGCGGCAACTCCCTCTCCGATCTGCTGGTCTTCGGGCGCCGCGCCGGGCTCCACGCGGCCCGCTACGCCCAGGAGACCGCGGCATCGGGCACCCGTCCGGTGCCGGACGAGACCCAGCTGGACCTGGCGGCGGCCGAGGCGCTGCGCCCGTTCAGCGCCGAGGCCGGTGAGCCGGACGAGAGCGCGGGTCCCGCCGGGCCGCCGGAGAACCCGTACACCCTCCACCAGGAGCTCCAGCAGTCGATGAACGACCTGGTGGGGATCATCCGGAAGGCCGGGGAGATGGAGGAGGCGCTGCACCGGCTGGCGAGTCTGCGGGTCCGGGCGCGCCGCGCCGGGGTCGAGGGCCACCGGCAGTTCAACCCCGGCTGGCATCTGGCGATCGATCTGCGCAACATGCTGCTGGTCAGCGAGTGCGTGGCGCGTGCCGCGCTGGAGCGGACCGAGAGCCGTGGCGGGCACACCCGCGACGACTGCCCGGAGATGGACCGCGAATGGCGGCGGCTCAATCTGGTCTGCCGGCTCTCCGACCCGTCGGGCGGGCTGGCGGCGCCCGACACCGGACACGGCCAGATCCGGCTGGAGCGGCGCGAGATGCCGCCCATCCGGCCCGATCTGCTGAACCTGTTCGAGAAGGACGAGCTGGTGAAGTACCTGACGGACGAGGAGCTGACCCAGTGA
- a CDS encoding succinate dehydrogenase/fumarate reductase iron-sulfur subunit encodes MSAYEAHFRVWRGDQDGGGLKDFHVEVNEGEVVLDIVHRLQATQAPDLAVRWNCKAGKCGSCSAEVNGRPRLLCMTRMSVFDRAETITITPLRAFPVVRDLVTDVSFNYTKAREVPSFVPPEGVGPGEYRMWQEDVGRSQEFRKCIECFLCQDTCHVVRDFEENKEAFAGPRFLMRVAELDMHPLDAAAETGLDRKRTAQEEHGLGYCNITKCCTEVCPEQIKITDNALIPLKERAVDRKYDPLVWLGNKIRRRGQ; translated from the coding sequence GTGAGTGCGTACGAGGCCCACTTCCGGGTGTGGCGGGGCGACCAGGACGGCGGCGGTCTGAAGGACTTCCACGTCGAGGTCAACGAGGGCGAGGTCGTCCTCGACATCGTCCACCGGCTGCAGGCGACCCAGGCCCCCGATCTGGCGGTCCGCTGGAACTGCAAGGCAGGCAAATGCGGTTCGTGCAGCGCCGAGGTCAACGGCCGCCCCCGGCTGCTGTGCATGACCCGGATGTCGGTGTTCGACCGGGCCGAGACGATCACCATCACCCCGCTGCGGGCCTTCCCGGTGGTGCGGGATCTGGTGACGGACGTGTCGTTCAACTACACCAAGGCCCGTGAGGTGCCGTCCTTCGTGCCCCCGGAGGGGGTGGGGCCGGGTGAGTACCGGATGTGGCAGGAGGACGTGGGGCGGTCGCAGGAGTTCCGCAAGTGCATCGAATGCTTCCTGTGCCAGGACACCTGCCATGTGGTGCGGGACTTCGAGGAGAACAAGGAGGCGTTCGCCGGGCCGCGGTTCCTGATGCGGGTCGCGGAGCTGGACATGCACCCGCTGGACGCGGCGGCCGAGACCGGGCTGGACCGCAAGCGCACCGCCCAGGAGGAGCACGGACTGGGCTACTGCAACATCACCAAGTGCTGTACGGAGGTCTGCCCCGAGCAGATCAAGATCACCGACAATGCGCTGATCCCGCTCAAGGAGCGGGCGGTGGACCGTAAGTACGATCCGCTGGTCTGGCTCGGCAACAAGATCCGGCGCCGGGGGCAGTGA